The Macaca thibetana thibetana isolate TM-01 chromosome 19, ASM2454274v1, whole genome shotgun sequence genome has a segment encoding these proteins:
- the PINLYP gene encoding phospholipase A2 inhibitor and Ly6/PLAUR domain-containing protein produces MWVRTRPSSASYKSWGPGTADTHTMRPSRRKGTLLLAFVLLCTLLGLGCPLRCEICKAPGSRCHGQMRTCSSDKDTCVLLVGKATSNGKEWVHTYKGCMRSQDCYSGVVSTTMGPKDYMVTRSFCCQSDGCNSAFLSVPLTDRTENGLMCPACTATFRDKCMGPMTRCTGQENRCVSLSGHVQAGIFKPRFAMRGCATESMCFAKPGAELPTGTHVLFLHHTECTHSPWKAI; encoded by the exons ATGTGGGTACGGACCCGCCCCTCCTCAGCTTCCTATAAAAGCTGGGGACCAGGTACTGCCGATACACACACCATGAGGCCCTCCAGGAGAAAAGGGACCCTTCTGCTGGCCTTCGTGCTGCTCTGCACCCTCCTGGGTCTTG GGTGCCCACTACGCTGCGAAATATGTAAGGCGCCCGGGAGCAGGTGCCATGGCCAAATGAGGACCTGCAGCAGCGACAAGGACACATGTGTGCTCCTGGTGGGGAAGGCTACTTCAA ACGGCAAGGAGTGGGTGCACACCTACAAGGGCTGCATGAGGTCCCAGGATTGCTACTCCGGCGTTGTATCCACCACCATGGGCCCCAAGGACTACATGGTAACCAGATCCTTCTGCTGCCAGAGCGACGGCTGCAACAGTGCCTTTTTGTCTG TTCCCTTGACCGATCGTACTGAGAATGGCCTGATGTGCCCCGCCTGCACTGCAACCTTCAGGGACAAATGCATGGGGCCCATGACCCGCTGTACTGGCCAGGAAAACCGCTGCGTCTCCTTATCTGGACACGTGCAGGCTG GTATCTTCAAACCCAGATTTGCCATGCGGGGCTGTGCTACAGAGAGTATGTGCTTCGCCAAGCCTGGTGCTGAACTGCCCACAGGCACCCATGTCCTCTTCCTCCACCATACAGAGTGCACTCACTCCCCCTGGAAAGCTATCTGA